In a genomic window of Halalkalicoccus sp. CG83:
- a CDS encoding 2Fe-2S iron-sulfur cluster-binding protein, whose translation MPYAVTLKWRDGRETTVDVRETETVIDATERAGLGVPYGCLYGACATCTGRLLEGDLVHVKRPRGLKPRHRQDGYFLLCVAEPRSDCRIEVGAEIQADLVPNPWK comes from the coding sequence ATGCCCTACGCGGTTACGCTGAAGTGGCGCGACGGTCGGGAGACGACCGTCGACGTCCGGGAGACCGAGACGGTCATCGACGCTACCGAGCGTGCAGGCCTCGGCGTCCCCTACGGCTGTCTGTACGGTGCCTGCGCCACCTGCACCGGACGCCTGCTGGAGGGCGATCTCGTCCACGTCAAACGACCGCGGGGGTTGAAACCCCGACACCGACAGGACGGTTACTTCCTGCTCTGTGTGGCCGAACCGCGCTCCGACTGTCGGATCGAGGTGGGTGCGGAGATACAGGCCGACCTCGTGCCGAACCCGTGGAAATGA
- a CDS encoding ribonuclease J yields the protein MEIEIATIGGYEEVGRQMTAVRAGDDVVVFDMGLNLSKVLIHDNVQTEKMHSLDLIDMGAIPDDRVMSDIEGDVKAIVPTHGHLDHIGAISKLAHRYDAPIVATPFTIELVKQEIQDENKFMVENDLQKMEAGGTMEIGNGLELEFVNVAHSIIDAINPVLHTPEGAIVYGLDKRMDHTPVIGDPIDMERFREIGREGVLCYIEDCTNANKKGRTPSEAVARRHLKDVVTSIEDYDGGIVATTFSSHIARVKSLVEFAQDIDRTPILLGRSMEKYSGTAERLGFVDFPEEVGMFGHRKSVDRTFKRIMKEGKENFLPIVTGHQGEPRAMLTRMGRGETPYQLDDGDKVLFSARVIPEPTNEGQRYQSENLLQMQGARIYDDIHVSGHLCQEGHYTMLDALQPQNVIPSHQNMKGYSGYVGLAQNQGYKLGRDLHVTHNGNVIQLVE from the coding sequence ATGGAAATCGAAATCGCAACCATTGGCGGATACGAGGAAGTCGGTCGGCAGATGACGGCCGTTCGCGCGGGCGACGACGTCGTCGTCTTCGACATGGGGCTCAACCTCTCGAAGGTCCTCATTCACGACAACGTCCAGACCGAGAAGATGCACAGCCTCGACCTGATCGACATGGGCGCCATCCCCGACGACCGGGTGATGAGCGACATCGAGGGCGACGTGAAGGCGATCGTGCCTACGCACGGCCACCTCGACCACATCGGCGCGATCAGCAAGCTCGCCCACCGATACGACGCGCCGATCGTCGCGACCCCCTTCACGATCGAGCTCGTCAAACAGGAGATCCAGGACGAGAACAAGTTCATGGTCGAGAACGACCTCCAGAAGATGGAGGCGGGCGGAACGATGGAGATCGGCAACGGCCTCGAGCTCGAGTTCGTCAACGTCGCCCACTCGATCATCGACGCGATCAACCCCGTGCTCCACACCCCCGAGGGCGCGATCGTCTACGGGCTGGACAAGCGCATGGACCACACGCCCGTCATCGGCGATCCGATCGACATGGAGCGCTTCCGCGAGATCGGTCGCGAGGGCGTCCTCTGCTACATCGAGGACTGTACGAACGCGAACAAGAAGGGGCGCACTCCCAGCGAGGCGGTCGCCCGCAGACACCTCAAGGACGTCGTGACGAGCATCGAGGACTACGACGGCGGGATCGTCGCGACCACCTTCTCCAGCCACATCGCCCGCGTGAAGTCGTTGGTCGAGTTCGCCCAGGACATCGACCGCACCCCCATTCTCCTCGGAAGATCGATGGAGAAGTACTCCGGGACGGCGGAACGCCTCGGCTTCGTCGACTTCCCCGAGGAGGTGGGGATGTTCGGCCACCGCAAGTCCGTCGACCGAACGTTCAAGCGCATCATGAAGGAGGGCAAGGAGAACTTCCTGCCGATCGTGACGGGCCACCAGGGCGAGCCACGCGCGATGCTCACCCGGATGGGCCGCGGCGAGACGCCCTACCAGCTCGACGACGGCGACAAGGTGCTGTTCTCCGCTCGCGTCATCCCCGAGCCGACCAACGAGGGTCAGCGCTACCAGTCGGAGAACCTGCTGCAGATGCAGGGCGCGCGGATCTACGACGACATCCACGTCTCGGGCCACCTCTGTCAGGAGGGCCACTACACGATGCTCGACGCACTCCAGCCCCAGAACGTCATCCCGTCCCACCAGAACATGAAGGGCTACTCGGGCTACGTCGGTCTCGCGCAGAACCAGGGCTACAAGCTGGGTCGTGACCTCCACGTGACGCACAACGGCAACGTGATCCAACTGGTCGAGTGA
- a CDS encoding dodecin family protein, with protein MTTVKVIELQGESDESWEDAAQSAVQDASDTLQGISGIEVVSQTADIDDDGQITRYNTTVNVAFTLQRD; from the coding sequence ATGACCACCGTCAAAGTCATCGAACTTCAGGGCGAGTCGGACGAATCGTGGGAGGACGCCGCACAGAGTGCAGTGCAGGACGCAAGCGATACCCTCCAGGGGATCTCCGGGATCGAAGTCGTCTCGCAGACGGCTGACATCGATGACGACGGCCAGATCACGAGGTACAACACGACGGTAAACGTCGCGTTCACGCTCCAGCGGGACTGA
- the tmcA gene encoding tRNA(Met) cytidine acetyltransferase TmcA translates to MELPAVAASLLEEARATNERRLLVLSGGHETTQEAARTLLEALPIGVSETTLIGPDAFLRCEHVDPKRTVELLGRTRQAIVYDAHDALLPNALGRLTGAVDGGGLFVLLAPPLDSWPARRDGFDEGLAVPPFDLKDVTGRFRERLVGLLRVHPGIAIVDVDAGVLERDGLVHPAPRIEYGSPELPSGSGFPREAYERCLTADQIGALEALEALRENGRAVVIESDRGRGKSSAAGLAAGSLAVGGDDVLVTAPEARSTDELFSRARELLTELDALSVDESRLLETPEGGRVRFALPTALGTERPDVLLVDEAAAIPVRLLERTLSIGRVAYTTTVRGYEGTGRGFSVRFRDRLEESDLRSGTRRLSEPIRYAPGDPVEVWAFRALLLDAAPPVAELVVDADPDSVTYRRLTRDELADDERLLREAFGLLVAAHYRTEPDDLARLLDAPNVAVRALIHGGHVASVALLAREGGLPSETRRDLYDGGRIRGNMIPDLLTSQLRDEEAGVPVGHRVLRIATHDAIRSRGLGSRLLAEIRDEFADEVDWLGVGYGATPSLLAFWDGNGYSTVHLSTTRNDASGEYSAIMLSPTSETGRELHDRHAEWFAERIEGMLSDPLDDADPDVVRAALAATDVEASPDLSNRAWRHVASAAYGPGTFDTAPGSFRPVAVAGLVDGDVLDERRERLLVRKVLQGRAWDGVADELGFVSTRMCMRGLGEAFEPLVDRYGNETALAEKRRYACGDENEGRNEGDENDGGDDD, encoded by the coding sequence ATGGAGCTTCCGGCAGTCGCCGCGTCCCTGCTCGAGGAGGCTCGAGCCACGAACGAGCGCCGCCTGCTCGTCCTCTCCGGCGGCCATGAGACCACGCAGGAGGCCGCACGGACGCTTCTCGAGGCGCTCCCGATCGGCGTGAGCGAGACGACGCTGATCGGCCCCGACGCGTTCCTGCGCTGCGAACACGTCGATCCGAAGCGAACGGTCGAGCTCCTGGGACGCACCCGGCAGGCGATCGTCTACGACGCCCACGACGCACTGCTCCCGAACGCCCTCGGGCGGCTCACCGGCGCGGTCGACGGCGGTGGCCTGTTCGTCCTGCTCGCACCGCCCCTGGACTCGTGGCCCGCTCGGCGGGACGGGTTCGACGAGGGACTCGCGGTCCCGCCGTTCGACCTCAAGGACGTGACGGGCCGGTTTCGCGAGCGACTCGTCGGTTTGCTTCGAGTTCACCCCGGGATCGCGATCGTCGACGTAGACGCCGGCGTGCTCGAGCGCGACGGCCTCGTCCACCCCGCCCCGCGGATCGAGTACGGATCGCCGGAGCTACCGTCGGGCTCCGGCTTCCCCCGCGAGGCCTACGAACGCTGCCTGACGGCCGACCAGATCGGCGCCCTCGAGGCGCTCGAGGCCCTGCGCGAGAACGGACGTGCGGTCGTGATCGAGTCCGACCGCGGTCGGGGCAAGTCCAGCGCCGCCGGTCTCGCGGCCGGAAGCCTCGCGGTCGGCGGCGATGACGTGCTCGTGACCGCCCCCGAGGCCCGCAGTACTGACGAACTGTTCTCGCGTGCACGGGAGCTGCTCACGGAACTCGACGCGCTCTCCGTCGACGAGTCACGACTGCTCGAGACGCCGGAGGGCGGCCGAGTCCGATTCGCGCTCCCGACGGCGCTCGGGACCGAGCGTCCCGACGTCCTCCTCGTCGACGAGGCGGCGGCGATCCCCGTCAGGCTGCTCGAACGCACCCTCTCGATCGGGAGGGTCGCCTACACCACGACCGTTCGGGGCTACGAGGGTACCGGGAGAGGGTTCTCGGTTCGGTTCCGGGATCGACTCGAGGAGAGCGATCTCCGCTCGGGGACCCGTCGTCTGAGCGAGCCGATCCGATACGCCCCCGGCGATCCCGTCGAGGTGTGGGCGTTTCGCGCCCTCCTGCTCGATGCCGCTCCGCCGGTCGCCGAACTGGTCGTCGACGCCGATCCGGACTCGGTCACGTACCGCCGGCTCACGCGTGACGAACTCGCGGACGACGAACGGCTGCTCCGTGAGGCGTTCGGCCTGCTGGTCGCGGCCCACTACCGAACGGAACCGGACGACCTGGCTCGCCTGCTCGACGCACCCAACGTCGCGGTACGCGCGTTGATCCACGGCGGACACGTCGCCAGCGTCGCGCTGCTCGCACGCGAGGGCGGCCTCCCCTCCGAGACCCGTCGTGATCTCTACGACGGCGGCCGGATCCGGGGGAACATGATCCCGGACCTGCTCACGAGCCAGCTTCGAGACGAGGAGGCGGGCGTGCCGGTAGGCCACAGAGTGCTTCGCATCGCTACTCACGACGCGATTCGATCGCGAGGACTCGGCTCCCGGCTGCTCGCCGAGATTCGAGACGAGTTCGCGGACGAGGTCGACTGGCTCGGCGTCGGCTACGGCGCGACGCCGTCGCTGCTCGCCTTCTGGGACGGAAACGGCTACTCGACGGTACACCTCTCGACGACCCGGAACGACGCCAGCGGCGAGTACTCGGCGATCATGCTCTCGCCGACGAGCGAAACGGGTCGCGAGCTCCACGACCGCCACGCGGAGTGGTTCGCGGAACGGATCGAGGGGATGCTCTCCGACCCGCTCGACGACGCCGACCCCGACGTGGTGCGGGCCGCGCTCGCGGCGACCGACGTCGAGGCGTCGCCCGACCTCTCGAATCGAGCGTGGCGACACGTCGCGAGCGCGGCCTACGGTCCCGGCACGTTCGATACGGCGCCGGGGAGCTTCCGTCCGGTCGCGGTCGCGGGCCTCGTCGACGGAGACGTGCTGGACGAACGCCGGGAGCGACTGCTGGTACGAAAGGTCCTGCAGGGCAGAGCGTGGGACGGCGTCGCCGACGAACTCGGGTTCGTCTCGACGCGCATGTGTATGCGCGGGCTCGGCGAGGCGTTCGAGCCGCTGGTCGACCGCTACGGAAACGAGACCGCGCTGGCCGAGAAGCGACGGTATGCGTGCGGGGACGAGAATGAAGGTCGTAACGAGGGAGACGAGAACGACGGTGGTGACGATGACTGA
- a CDS encoding glutamate--tRNA ligase: MDQELRERIEREAERHALFNALKHEGEADVGAIMGSLMGENPEFRDHGDEVPDIAAPVVSRVNDRSFEERRERLAELAPERLEELEAEDEEDERTLPDLPNADAYDEIRMRCAPNPNGPWHLGHARMPAVIGTYKERYDGWMLCRFDDTDPVTKRPDLEAYDAIVDSIEYLGFEADRVMKASDRVETYYEHARELIEKGGAYTCSCPGETFSELKNAGEACPHREKDGETVREEFEAMVDGEYDAGEMVLRVRTDITHKNPALRDWVAFRMVDRAHPREEAAEYRCWPMLDFQSGVDDQLTGITHIVRGIDLQDSAKRQRFLYDYFGWEYPEVIHWGHVQIDAYDVKMSTSTIRKLIEEGDLDGWDDPRAPTLASVRRRGIEGEAITEAMIELGTSTSDVDLAMSSVYAKNRDRIDDEADRYFLVRDGRRIELEGEGPDAAHPPRHPEHEDRGTREIPASDAVLVEPADLPSEGERVWLKGLGCVRYDGEALAFTGDDIDAVREEGVGVIHWVPDEESVGVRLRTMDGDVEGDAEPEFAETAVDEVVQFERIGFARVDRHDDVESVAYFAHP; this comes from the coding sequence ATGGATCAGGAGTTGCGCGAACGGATCGAACGGGAGGCGGAGAGACACGCGCTGTTCAACGCGCTCAAACACGAGGGCGAGGCCGACGTAGGCGCGATCATGGGCTCGTTGATGGGCGAGAACCCCGAGTTTCGCGACCACGGCGACGAGGTACCGGACATCGCCGCGCCCGTCGTCTCGCGGGTGAACGACCGCTCGTTCGAGGAACGCCGCGAGCGCCTCGCCGAACTCGCCCCCGAGCGCCTCGAGGAGCTCGAAGCCGAGGACGAGGAGGACGAACGCACCCTCCCCGATCTGCCGAACGCCGATGCCTACGACGAGATCAGGATGCGGTGTGCGCCTAATCCCAACGGGCCGTGGCATCTCGGCCACGCACGTATGCCCGCGGTGATCGGCACCTACAAGGAGCGCTACGACGGCTGGATGCTCTGTCGGTTCGACGACACCGACCCCGTGACCAAGCGTCCCGACCTCGAGGCGTACGACGCGATCGTCGACTCGATCGAGTACCTGGGCTTCGAGGCCGACCGGGTGATGAAGGCCAGTGACCGCGTCGAGACCTACTACGAGCACGCTCGCGAGCTGATCGAGAAGGGAGGGGCGTACACCTGCTCGTGTCCAGGCGAGACGTTCTCCGAGCTGAAGAACGCAGGCGAGGCCTGTCCCCACCGCGAGAAGGACGGGGAGACGGTCCGCGAGGAGTTCGAGGCGATGGTCGACGGCGAGTACGACGCCGGCGAGATGGTGCTTCGCGTGCGGACCGACATCACCCACAAGAACCCCGCGCTTCGCGACTGGGTCGCCTTCCGGATGGTCGACCGCGCCCACCCCCGCGAGGAGGCCGCCGAGTATCGCTGCTGGCCGATGCTCGACTTCCAGTCGGGCGTCGACGACCAGCTCACGGGGATCACCCACATCGTCCGCGGGATCGACCTGCAGGACTCGGCGAAGCGCCAGCGGTTCCTCTACGACTACTTCGGCTGGGAGTACCCCGAGGTGATCCACTGGGGACACGTCCAGATCGACGCCTACGACGTGAAGATGAGCACCTCGACGATCCGCAAGCTGATCGAGGAGGGCGACCTCGACGGCTGGGACGATCCGCGTGCGCCGACGCTCGCGAGCGTCCGGCGTCGGGGCATCGAGGGTGAGGCGATCACCGAGGCGATGATCGAGCTCGGCACCTCGACCAGCGACGTCGACCTCGCGATGTCGAGCGTCTACGCCAAGAACCGCGACCGAATCGACGACGAGGCCGATCGCTACTTCCTCGTACGCGACGGCCGGCGGATCGAACTCGAGGGCGAGGGCCCCGACGCCGCCCACCCGCCGCGCCACCCCGAACACGAGGACCGCGGTACGCGGGAGATCCCCGCCAGCGACGCCGTTCTGGTCGAACCCGCCGATCTCCCCTCGGAGGGGGAGCGCGTCTGGCTCAAGGGACTGGGCTGCGTTCGCTACGACGGCGAGGCGCTCGCCTTCACGGGCGACGACATCGACGCCGTACGTGAGGAGGGCGTCGGCGTGATCCACTGGGTACCCGACGAGGAGAGCGTCGGCGTACGGCTGCGTACCATGGACGGTGACGTCGAAGGGGATGCCGAACCCGAGTTCGCGGAGACGGCCGTCGATGAAGTGGTGCAGTTCGAGCGGATCGGTTTCGCGCGCGTCGATCGCCACGACGACGTCGAGTCGGTTGCCTACTTCGCCCACCCCTGA
- the idsA3 gene encoding geranylfarnesyl diphosphate synthase, translating into MTSPTAQTVTDAVEERRERVNEAIVDRLPIERPERLYEASRYLLDAGGKRLRPAVLLLAAEALCDVEPLSTDYRTFPTLEDGTVDVMAAAVSIETIQSFTLIHDDIMDDDDLRRGVPSVHRKYDLETAILAGDTLYSKAFEIMLESGAAPERSLEAVRTLARTCTRICEGQSLDVDFESRADVSPEEYLEMVELKTAVLYGASARVPAVLLGADSETVDALYRYGINVGTAFQIQDDVLDLTVPSETLGKQRGSDLVEDKRTLITLHAREQGVDVDSLVAADSVESVTEAEIDDAVAELEAAGSIGFAREKAKSLVREGKDELARLPENEARETLELLADYLIERGY; encoded by the coding sequence ATGACATCCCCAACGGCACAGACGGTGACCGACGCGGTCGAGGAGCGCCGCGAGCGGGTCAATGAGGCGATCGTCGACCGGCTGCCGATCGAGCGTCCCGAGCGGCTCTACGAGGCGTCACGGTACCTGCTCGACGCCGGCGGGAAGCGCCTACGCCCGGCGGTCCTGTTGCTGGCTGCGGAGGCGCTCTGTGACGTCGAGCCGCTCTCGACCGACTACCGCACGTTCCCGACGCTCGAGGACGGAACGGTCGACGTCATGGCTGCCGCCGTCTCGATCGAGACCATCCAGTCGTTCACGCTGATCCACGACGACATCATGGACGACGACGACCTGCGACGGGGGGTGCCGTCGGTCCACCGCAAGTACGATCTCGAGACCGCGATCCTCGCGGGCGACACGCTCTACTCGAAGGCGTTCGAGATCATGCTCGAGAGCGGAGCCGCCCCCGAACGCAGCCTCGAGGCGGTTCGAACGCTTGCCCGTACCTGTACGCGCATCTGCGAGGGTCAGTCGCTGGACGTCGACTTCGAGTCGCGAGCCGACGTCTCACCCGAGGAGTACCTCGAGATGGTCGAGCTCAAGACCGCCGTGCTCTACGGGGCGTCGGCGAGGGTTCCGGCCGTCCTGCTGGGCGCCGACAGCGAGACCGTTGACGCGCTTTATCGCTACGGGATCAACGTCGGGACGGCGTTCCAGATCCAGGACGACGTGCTCGATCTGACCGTCCCCAGCGAGACGCTGGGCAAACAGCGCGGCAGCGACCTCGTCGAGGACAAGCGGACGCTGATCACGCTCCACGCTCGCGAGCAGGGCGTCGACGTCGACTCGCTGGTCGCGGCCGACAGCGTCGAGAGCGTCACCGAGGCCGAGATCGACGACGCCGTCGCCGAACTCGAAGCCGCGGGGAGCATCGGGTTCGCAAGAGAGAAGGCGAAGTCGCTCGTCCGCGAGGGAAAGGACGAACTCGCGCGCCTGCCGGAGAACGAGGCGCGCGAGACGCTCGAACTCCTCGCGGACTACCTGATCGAACGGGGCTACTAA
- a CDS encoding DoxX family protein gives MTDTTASNSDPPSALGRILYSGILAVMAIDGFRNNDKRVEIARESGVPMPKVMVPFVTGVLLVANLGILLWKYPRVSAGALVVFFLGTTPVIHDFWAMEGEERQANKINFQKNVALLGGALLLLNEAAADD, from the coding sequence ATGACTGATACGACAGCCTCGAACTCGGACCCGCCGTCAGCGCTCGGTCGCATCCTGTACAGCGGCATCCTCGCCGTCATGGCCATCGACGGTTTCCGGAACAACGACAAACGCGTCGAGATCGCACGCGAGAGCGGCGTCCCGATGCCGAAGGTCATGGTCCCGTTCGTGACGGGGGTGCTCCTCGTGGCCAACCTCGGCATCCTCCTCTGGAAGTACCCCCGTGTCTCCGCCGGCGCGCTCGTCGTGTTCTTCTTGGGCACGACGCCGGTCATCCACGACTTCTGGGCGATGGAGGGGGAGGAACGGCAGGCGAACAAGATCAACTTCCAGAAGAACGTCGCTCTGCTCGGCGGCGCGCTGCTGCTGCTCAACGAAGCCGCCGCGGACGACTAG
- a CDS encoding YHS domain-containing protein, translating into MTTCVTCGNEIEGSEPTPDEGYGEESYAPAQTEHEGELYRFCCSEHKEEFEANPEQYV; encoded by the coding sequence ATGACGACCTGTGTGACCTGCGGGAACGAGATCGAGGGGAGCGAACCGACGCCCGACGAGGGCTACGGCGAGGAGTCGTACGCTCCCGCACAGACCGAACACGAGGGCGAACTGTACCGGTTCTGTTGCTCGGAGCACAAAGAGGAGTTCGAGGCGAACCCCGAACAGTACGTCTAA
- a CDS encoding winged helix-turn-helix transcriptional regulator translates to MSDSTRSIEVWCAGEEWCPITSTASLIGKKWHTVIIHRLLENGPLGFNALKEDVDGISSKVLSDSLDDLEEKQLVNREIVSEKPVRVEYSLTEFGTSLEPVILQMRDWGLEHLAPAESEEASDV, encoded by the coding sequence ATGAGCGATTCCACGAGGTCCATCGAGGTCTGGTGTGCCGGCGAGGAGTGGTGTCCCATCACGTCGACGGCGTCGCTGATCGGCAAGAAATGGCACACCGTGATCATCCACCGACTGCTCGAAAACGGCCCGCTCGGGTTCAACGCCCTCAAGGAGGACGTCGACGGCATATCGAGCAAAGTCCTCTCGGACTCCCTCGACGACTTGGAGGAGAAACAGCTCGTCAACCGGGAGATCGTGAGCGAGAAGCCGGTTCGTGTCGAGTATTCGCTGACCGAGTTCGGGACGTCGCTCGAACCGGTGATCCTCCAGATGCGCGATTGGGGCCTCGAACACCTCGCTCCCGCCGAGAGCGAGGAGGCCTCCGACGTGTAG
- a CDS encoding histidine kinase has translation MATDTTSNVGLGNVGSNQWLAGAAGGFLGSVLFGLIMQYVMPPPLLEIVIPAMYGIEGPALAAGWAIHQFHGVVLGLAYVALVQFQPFRGPARRLGGSVALGVAYGVLTTIGLAVIVMPLWLSAVGFPQAPPFPNLGFPGTLLSLVGHVVYALPVALAYAFVAGE, from the coding sequence ATGGCAACGGACACTACATCGAACGTCGGACTCGGAAACGTCGGATCGAACCAGTGGCTGGCGGGGGCGGCCGGCGGCTTCCTCGGTAGCGTGCTGTTCGGGCTGATCATGCAGTACGTGATGCCGCCGCCGCTGTTGGAGATCGTGATCCCTGCGATGTACGGGATCGAGGGGCCGGCACTGGCGGCCGGGTGGGCGATCCACCAGTTCCACGGCGTCGTGCTCGGGCTGGCGTACGTCGCGTTGGTGCAGTTCCAGCCGTTTCGCGGTCCTGCCCGCCGCCTAGGTGGAAGCGTGGCGCTCGGCGTCGCCTACGGCGTGCTGACGACGATCGGACTGGCCGTCATCGTGATGCCGCTGTGGCTCTCGGCGGTCGGCTTCCCCCAGGCTCCCCCGTTCCCCAACCTCGGCTTCCCCGGGACGCTGCTGAGCCTCGTCGGCCACGTCGTCTACGCGCTCCCCGTCGCGCTCGCCTACGCGTTCGTCGCCGGCGAGTAA
- a CDS encoding selenium-binding protein SBP56-related protein, with amino-acid sequence MSTDEPSESTDVHGHEHHEVEGPGYPTPAAMRTGSEREKTAFVMSLRVGMDVDGPDFVGVVDVDPDSDTYAELIDTVEMPNKGDELHHFGWNTCSSSCHAEGLTRDHLIVPGQRSSRIHIIDASDPRNPAIEKVIEPEEVFEHDLSAPHTVHCVPEGKIVISMLGNADGELPGGFLQLDQDDFSIDGHWEADRGNMEMNYDYWYQPRHGVMISSEWAAPETYYPGFDLEDVEAGRYGDSIHIWDWATKEHHQTLSFGEEGLIPLEVRMPHNPEETEGYVGAALSSNVLRFWEDGDGNWDWEKVIDIEDREHPDWDMPVPGLVTDLLLSLDDQYLFFSNWLHGDVRMYDVSDTGNPRLVDQVWAGGNFGDRGAVGGHEIRGAPQMLQLSRDGRRLYWTTSLFSTWDNQFYPEIGEQGSLMLKADVYPEEGRMELDEEFVVDFGDAPGGPARAHEIRWPGGDCTSDVWQ; translated from the coding sequence ATGAGTACTGACGAACCCAGTGAGTCGACCGACGTACACGGCCACGAACATCACGAGGTAGAGGGACCAGGGTATCCAACGCCGGCGGCGATGCGCACCGGATCGGAACGCGAGAAGACCGCCTTCGTCATGTCACTCCGAGTCGGGATGGACGTGGACGGCCCCGACTTCGTCGGCGTCGTGGACGTCGACCCCGACTCCGACACCTACGCGGAGTTGATCGATACCGTCGAGATGCCGAACAAGGGCGACGAACTCCACCACTTCGGCTGGAACACCTGTTCGTCCTCGTGTCACGCCGAGGGACTGACCCGAGATCACCTGATCGTCCCCGGGCAACGCTCCTCTCGAATCCACATCATCGACGCCTCCGACCCGCGGAACCCGGCGATCGAGAAGGTGATCGAACCCGAGGAGGTGTTCGAACACGACCTCTCGGCGCCACATACGGTTCACTGCGTTCCCGAGGGAAAGATCGTCATCAGCATGCTTGGCAACGCCGACGGCGAACTGCCCGGTGGCTTTCTCCAGCTCGATCAGGACGACTTCTCCATCGACGGCCACTGGGAGGCCGACCGCGGCAATATGGAGATGAACTACGACTACTGGTATCAGCCTCGCCACGGGGTGATGATCTCCAGCGAGTGGGCCGCCCCCGAGACCTACTACCCCGGCTTCGACCTGGAGGACGTGGAGGCCGGCAGGTACGGTGACAGCATCCACATCTGGGACTGGGCGACGAAAGAACACCACCAGACCCTCTCCTTCGGCGAGGAGGGATTGATCCCGCTCGAAGTCCGGATGCCCCACAACCCCGAAGAGACGGAGGGGTACGTCGGCGCCGCACTCTCCTCGAACGTCCTCCGCTTCTGGGAGGACGGGGACGGAAACTGGGACTGGGAGAAGGTCATCGACATCGAGGACCGTGAGCACCCCGACTGGGACATGCCGGTCCCCGGCCTCGTGACGGACCTCCTCCTCTCGCTCGACGACCAGTACCTGTTCTTCTCGAACTGGCTTCACGGCGACGTGCGGATGTACGACGTCAGCGACACGGGGAACCCCCGACTGGTGGATCAGGTGTGGGCCGGCGGCAACTTCGGCGACCGAGGGGCAGTCGGCGGTCACGAGATCCGGGGCGCCCCGCAGATGCTCCAACTCTCCCGCGACGGACGCCGCCTCTACTGGACCACCTCCCTGTTCTCCACCTGGGACAACCAGTTCTACCCCGAGATCGGCGAGCAGGGCTCGTTGATGCTGAAAGCGGACGTCTACCCCGAGGAGGGGCGGATGGAGCTCGACGAGGAGTTCGTCGTCGACTTCGGAGACGCCCCCGGCGGTCCGGCCCGCGCTCACGAGATTCGTTGGCCCGGTGGCGACTGTACCAGCGACGTCTGGCAGTAG